In the genome of Fimbriimonadaceae bacterium, the window GGCCAAGGATTACTCCTATCTCACCTCGAAGCGGGTGGTGGAGGCCTGTCTCAACTGCAAATCCTGCCGCACGATTTGCCCGGCAGGGGTCGATGTGTCGGAACTCATTCTCCAGCGGCGCGCCGAGCAGCCGAATCAAGGGAGCCGGTGGCTGTTTGTCCTTCACGCGAAGCTGCCGATATTTGAAGTATTGCTGAAGATTCTGGCGAAGACGCAACGTCTCTGGGATCGTCCCGGTCCGCGCGCAGTGCTGGAACGTCTGGCGGCTCCCGTGCTGAAGCGTATCGCCCCCACGGCCAAATTGCCGGCGGACATGGTGTTGCCCAAGCTGGCTCCGCATCATCTACGCGATCGCTATCCCGAGCTCACGCAATCGAACCCACCTGCAACCGGTCCGCGCGTGGCGTATTTCCATGGTTGCGCGGCGAACTATTTTGACGACGGGGTGGGGGATGCGGTGATCGGCGTGTTGCACAAACATAAAGTGAATGTTGAGCTACCTCCGCAGCGCTGCTCCGGGACGCCCATCGAAACCTATGGCCACGTGGACCTCGTAAGAGACAACGCACGGTTCAATCTGCAGTCGCTCGCGGGGTACGATCAAGTCGTGACGGGCTGCGCCTCCTGTACGCTCATGCTCAAGGAATACAGGAAGTTTTTCGAGGCCGGGCCGGAACAGCAGGCGGCGGACGCACTGGCACAAAAGGTGGTGCACATCACGGAGTTCGTGGCACGCTCGCCCGAGCATCCGCCTAT includes:
- a CDS encoding (Fe-S)-binding protein, which codes for AKDYSYLTSKRVVEACLNCKSCRTICPAGVDVSELILQRRAEQPNQGSRWLFVLHAKLPIFEVLLKILAKTQRLWDRPGPRAVLERLAAPVLKRIAPTAKLPADMVLPKLAPHHLRDRYPELTQSNPPATGPRVAYFHGCAANYFDDGVGDAVIGVLHKHKVNVELPPQRCSGTPIETYGHVDLVRDNARFNLQSLAGYDQVVTGCASCTLMLKEYRKFFEAGPEQQAADALAQKVVHITEFVARSPEHPPMGAADGAGRRVTYHSSCHLRAAGVTKEPRQLLKQVPGADYVEMTDADRCAGGAGTYLVKDYDTSQKVFDRKRRNIEQSGADTVATSCPACMIQLNNGLRGR